CCTTTTCTTCACCTGCCTCGCCGACGTCTTCTCCCCCGGGGTCTGCACCGCGACCGTGGAGGTGCTGGAACGGTTCGGGGCGACGGTGCGCGTCCCCCTCTCCCAAACGTGCTGCGGCCAGCCCGCCTTCAACTCGGGAAACCGGAAGGAGGCCCGGGCGATGGCGCGGAAGTTCCTCCGCTCCTTTCCCGACGACGGTCCCATC
The genomic region above belongs to Deltaproteobacteria bacterium and contains:
- a CDS encoding (Fe-S)-binding protein gives rise to the protein MTYTTGMDPKGPIPVSLFFTCLADVFSPGVCTATVEVLERFGATVRVPLSQTCCGQPAFNSGNRKEARAMARKFLRSFPDDGPI